One Diospyros lotus cultivar Yz01 chromosome 1, ASM1463336v1, whole genome shotgun sequence genomic window carries:
- the LOC127807110 gene encoding uncharacterized protein LOC127807110 produces the protein MEKQLLDYILVPAGLLIMVAYHIWLLHHVVHHPSRTVIGLNALNRRFWVAAMMEDVSKNGVLAVQTLRNNIMASTLLASTAIMLSSLIAVLMTNGGGKRSEAAFIYGDQSDMGFSIKSFSILVCFLVAFLLNVQSIRYYSHASILINVPFKKVISLRNSDLTADYVGRSVNRGSYFWSLGLRAFYFSFPLFLWIFGPIPMFLSCVTLVFLLRFLDFTVDYGWAAGASDGEDRGEALELTGQF, from the exons ATGGAGAAACAACTCCTGGATTACATATTGGTGCCAGCGGGCCTCCTCATCATGGTGGCTTACCATATTTGGCTCCTCCACCATGTTGTCCACCACCCCTCTCGCACCGTCATCGGCCTCAATGCCCTCAACCGCCGCTTCTGGGTCGCCGCCATGATGGAG GACGTATCCAAGAACGGGGTTTTAGCAGTTCAGACATTGAGAAACAACATAATGGCGTCGACCCTCTTGGCCTCCACGGCCATCATGCTCAGCTCCCTCATCGCCGTCCTCATGACCAACGGCGGCGGGAAGCGTTCGGAGGCAGCGTTCATCTACGGCGACCAGAGTGACATGGGCTTCTCCATAAAGTCCTTCTCCATACTGGTCTGCTTCTTGGTTGCCTTCTTGCTCAACGTGCAGTCCATTCGGTACTACAGCCATGCAAGCATACTTATCAACGTACCTTTCAAGAAGGTGATCAGCCTCCGGAACAGCGATCTCACGGCTGATTATGTCGGCCGGTCGGTGAATAGGGGAAGCTATTTCTGGTCACTGGGGCTGCGAGCCTTCTACTTTTCCTTCCCCCTGTTTCTTTGGATCTTCGGCCCTATTCCCATGTTTCTAAGCTGTGTCACCCTGGTATTCTTGCTTCGTTTTCTTGATTTCACCGTTGATTATGGTTGGGCTGCCGGTGCTTCCGACGGAGAAGATCGCGGCGAGGCTTTGGAGCTCACCGGTCAGTTCTGA